The Niallia alba genome includes a window with the following:
- a CDS encoding PstS family phosphate ABC transporter substrate-binding protein, with protein MKILQAIVITGCIGFIGFILTVLTSLFTASTFYLWLIPIVTLFFIMTVNLPIFEVWQKRTAKKANLFILIISISIVIGHILFVKYDRSLEVVSSQDADLTEYIPYSEGTKVVQLNEESTLKIEGNLPKLDGSTALYPVYAGFAQAVYPEKDYSIEESEVVSSQTGEAFERLLNKEADIIFIPKPSEQQYKLAESHGVQLKLTPIGREAFIFFVHAKNPIETLSVEQIQDIYSGKITNWKEVGGNRKKIRAFQRPAESGSQTALIRVMGGKPLMDPPTKDVVSAMEGIINETADYQNKSDAIGFSFRHFSEEMVRNGKIKNISVEGIPPTIETIKDGSYPFINEFYAITLEDNDSPQVDRFLKWMLSEQGQRIVSETGYVAVE; from the coding sequence ATGAAAATATTACAAGCAATAGTTATTACGGGATGTATCGGGTTTATTGGGTTTATCTTAACGGTCCTCACATCCTTATTTACAGCAAGTACGTTTTATTTATGGCTTATACCGATAGTAACTTTATTTTTTATTATGACAGTAAATCTACCAATCTTTGAAGTATGGCAGAAAAGAACAGCAAAAAAAGCGAATCTATTTATCCTTATCATTAGTATAAGTATTGTGATTGGTCATATCCTTTTTGTGAAATATGATAGAAGTCTAGAGGTTGTCAGTAGTCAAGATGCAGATTTAACGGAATACATACCATATTCTGAAGGTACAAAAGTAGTTCAATTAAATGAAGAATCCACCTTAAAAATAGAAGGGAATCTTCCGAAGTTAGATGGCTCAACGGCTCTCTATCCAGTATATGCTGGGTTTGCTCAAGCCGTATATCCAGAAAAAGATTATTCTATAGAAGAAAGCGAAGTAGTATCTAGCCAAACAGGTGAGGCATTTGAGAGATTGTTAAATAAAGAGGCAGACATCATATTTATACCGAAGCCTTCAGAGCAACAATATAAATTGGCAGAAAGTCATGGTGTTCAATTAAAATTAACGCCAATTGGAAGAGAAGCGTTTATCTTTTTTGTTCATGCGAAGAATCCAATAGAGACACTTAGCGTGGAACAAATACAGGATATCTATTCTGGGAAAATAACAAACTGGAAGGAAGTCGGTGGAAACCGGAAAAAAATAAGAGCCTTTCAAAGGCCAGCAGAAAGTGGAAGTCAAACAGCATTGATAAGGGTAATGGGTGGAAAGCCATTAATGGATCCGCCCACAAAAGATGTTGTAAGTGCAATGGAAGGGATTATTAATGAAACTGCAGATTATCAGAATAAGAGTGATGCCATTGGTTTTTCTTTCCGTCATTTTTCAGAAGAGATGGTTCGTAATGGCAAAATAAAAAATATTTCGGTTGAAGGAATTCCACCTACAATAGAAACAATTAAAGATGGAAGCTATCCCTTCATTAATGAATTTTATGCAATTACGCTGGAGGATAATGATTCTCCCCAAGTTGATAGATTTTTAAAATGGATGTTGTCAGAGCAGGGGCAAAGGATAGTCTCGGAAACTGGATATGTGGCAGTTGAATAG